Proteins encoded by one window of Moorella humiferrea:
- a CDS encoding HD domain-containing protein — translation MPDNYTPNIATISPTTSLGEAIATIINTGSFVLKIAGAGDNPEGWLNYLDILKIIQDAPEGATLRARRIKDYIHPDNNAHDLYSVEKLLAQALENHAREQELRLVLEELINVVIAEAPVGLAFLNPQGEILHLNSLAEQLLQAASLSCVDLIKMANNNETKTIRANSRTYKLWVVKSGKEKAPGYLAIFVDVTTEQQLVEKVKYAQQEAEMALATLLPDQRVEARLRAIVEYMDEYDSATGRIKITGVIREGVYRHVINILRLIAELSKQGLTELPGIDKDVLVQAAIFHDLAKVQPYLHPGDVVDPQEVFEPGYVHAFRSASMARGIYNIDERTVNLIKYHHHEENDLPAEYPLYLLPMYRLFRLLDGLSAGITRRGSRVKLTTNGTLISVREESSFPLYNQHLELDLYSGRKVVKPLD, via the coding sequence GTTTTAAAGATTGCCGGCGCAGGAGATAACCCCGAAGGATGGCTCAATTACCTCGACATATTAAAAATCATTCAGGACGCCCCTGAAGGCGCGACCCTAAGGGCGCGTCGGATTAAGGATTACATACACCCGGATAACAATGCGCACGATCTGTATTCAGTCGAAAAACTCCTGGCCCAGGCCCTGGAAAATCACGCCAGGGAACAGGAATTGCGTCTGGTGCTTGAAGAGCTCATCAATGTAGTAATTGCCGAGGCGCCGGTGGGCTTGGCCTTTTTGAACCCCCAGGGCGAAATCCTGCATCTCAACTCCCTGGCGGAACAACTATTGCAAGCGGCTTCCCTCAGCTGTGTCGATTTAATAAAAATGGCGAATAACAATGAAACGAAAACCATCAGGGCTAATAGTCGCACCTACAAATTGTGGGTGGTCAAGTCCGGAAAAGAAAAAGCCCCCGGGTATTTAGCTATTTTCGTCGATGTAACTACCGAACAGCAGCTCGTAGAAAAAGTAAAATATGCCCAGCAGGAGGCCGAAATGGCGCTGGCCACCCTCCTTCCCGATCAGCGGGTGGAAGCCAGATTGCGAGCCATTGTAGAATATATGGACGAATACGACTCGGCGACGGGAAGGATCAAAATCACCGGTGTGATTCGGGAAGGCGTGTATCGTCATGTAATCAACATCCTGCGCCTGATAGCCGAACTCTCCAAACAGGGGCTTACCGAGCTGCCGGGCATAGATAAAGATGTCCTCGTTCAGGCGGCGATATTCCACGACCTGGCCAAGGTGCAGCCTTACTTACACCCGGGGGATGTCGTGGACCCGCAGGAAGTTTTTGAGCCCGGCTATGTGCACGCCTTCCGCAGCGCTTCCATGGCCAGGGGAATCTACAACATAGACGAGCGGACGGTTAATCTCATAAAATATCACCACCATGAAGAAAACGACCTGCCGGCAGAGTATCCCCTCTACCTCCTGCCCATGTACCGCCTCTTCCGGCTCCTAGACGGTTTATCGGCGGGTATCACCAGGAGGGGCTCCCGGGTAAAGTTAACAACCAACGGCACCCTTATTAGCGTTAGGGAAGAAAGCTCCTTTCCCCTCTACAACCAACATCTGGAGCTGGACCTGTATTCCGGCAGAAAGGTCGTTAAACCTTTAGATTAA
- a CDS encoding HD domain-containing protein has product MLTSDSREIPSIAEGASIAEAIKKMLENDSFVLQVINNAEEPVGWLHGLDILRTFVKEPGMNRIMESGIRVFIKPIAEDDYLEEEAGLSAICLWAEKREHNPPYFLTRKGKSGIFTTYGLLRVALEERDRERELRKESKVQLATLRHSQEELEMALGNLIVDPEVVARLKSIPEYRDEYDSATGKIKITGIIKEGVYRHVINILRLLTELFMKGLKAVDGISREILVQTSIYHDVGKVQPHLEVGDMVDPKEAFEPGQYHAFRSASLARKVYQLERSIVYLIQYHHHPDGELPSDFPRGLLPMHRLFRLLDGLSAGITRRGSRISLAVRGAIVQVREESAHPIYNRCLELDLHSGRVEVKPLEQRVETNY; this is encoded by the coding sequence ATGCTTACTTCGGATTCCCGTGAAATACCATCTATTGCGGAAGGTGCCAGCATCGCAGAAGCCATAAAAAAGATGCTTGAAAATGATAGTTTTGTATTGCAGGTAATCAATAATGCGGAAGAACCTGTAGGGTGGCTGCACGGTCTGGACATTCTGCGAACCTTTGTGAAGGAACCCGGCATGAATAGGATAATGGAAAGTGGCATAAGGGTATTCATAAAACCTATTGCCGAGGACGACTACCTGGAAGAAGAAGCAGGGCTTTCAGCTATATGTTTATGGGCGGAAAAGAGGGAGCACAACCCACCTTATTTCCTCACCAGGAAGGGGAAATCGGGCATCTTTACAACGTATGGGCTGTTGCGGGTAGCCCTGGAAGAACGCGACCGGGAAAGGGAACTGCGAAAAGAATCAAAAGTCCAGCTTGCAACGCTGCGCCATTCCCAGGAAGAACTTGAAATGGCCCTGGGCAACCTTATTGTCGATCCCGAAGTTGTGGCCCGGCTTAAATCCATACCGGAATACCGGGACGAGTACGACTCGGCAACCGGCAAAATAAAGATTACCGGCATTATAAAGGAAGGGGTTTACCGCCACGTCATCAATATTCTTCGGTTGTTGACGGAATTGTTTATGAAAGGGCTGAAGGCTGTCGACGGCATTTCAAGGGAAATATTAGTACAAACCTCTATCTATCACGATGTTGGTAAAGTCCAGCCCCATCTAGAGGTCGGCGATATGGTCGACCCTAAAGAAGCCTTCGAGCCGGGGCAGTACCACGCTTTCCGCAGCGCCTCTTTGGCCCGCAAGGTTTACCAACTGGAGCGGAGCATAGTTTATCTTATTCAATATCATCACCATCCCGACGGTGAACTGCCGTCCGATTTTCCTCGGGGCCTTTTACCCATGCATAGGCTCTTCCGCCTGCTGGATGGGCTTTCGGCGGGGATCACCAGGCGGGGCTCCAGGATAAGCCTGGCGGTAAGGGGAGCGATCGTCCAGGTGAGGGAAGAAAGCGCCCATCCGATTTATAACCGTTGCCTGGAACTCGATCTTCATTCCGGCCGTGTAGAAGTGAAGCCCCTGGAGCAGCGAGTGGAAACGAACTATTAA
- a CDS encoding chemotaxis protein CheW, producing MAIAGATVASLDQYVVFRLGQKSYGIAIEYLQEIIRVPYVVKVPLTPPYMRGLANLRGNILPSIKRLNLKRGA from the coding sequence ATGGCAATAGCCGGGGCAACGGTTGCAAGCCTTGACCAGTACGTGGTCTTTCGTCTGGGACAGAAAAGCTACGGCATAGCGATAGAGTACCTCCAGGAGATCATTCGTGTTCCATACGTGGTGAAGGTGCCCCTGACGCCCCCGTACATGCGGGGGCTCGCCAACCTCAGGGGCAACATTCTTCCGAGTATTAAGCGGCTGAATTTAAAGCGGGGAGCTTAA